The Triticum aestivum cultivar Chinese Spring chromosome 6D, IWGSC CS RefSeq v2.1, whole genome shotgun sequence genomic sequence atcggagggagtagtatatagttGCTGACATCGACCACCTATATTATCCCCCATGTGCCACCTTTGATGCATTTATTAACtgttttttttttacattttgtctAGAAATGACCATCTGTACCTGTATTATGTAGACATAAGTTTGTGCACTGCAAAGTAGACTCTTCGTCTATGTGTATTCATTTGTTTTGACGTGAAActaatgcccgtctttgacatcaGGTACTGAAATATCAGTTTCACATTGGCTGAAAATCTGCTAAATGAAGGCATAGGGATTTTGTCGGGCCAAAGGTTCATAATCTATAGCACACATACAGATTCGACACATATGGCTAGCCAAATATCTGGTACCATAGCATCTAGTGGGGTGTGCTATAATGATAAACACAGAATGCCGTGTAAGCTGAAAGCACTACGCTGTGTAGCATCGGATTGTTTACCACAAGAGGTAGAGGTAAGGAAGTGGATGAACGGATATCATATCATCAGGTCCTTTCCAAACGATAGGCATTGGAAAACGAATGCAAAGTCCAATGGTTACCTACTCCAACAAGGTCCGAATGTTCGGTGCCATTCTTATGGTTCTCGTAGTGGCAGTGAAACTACAGAGTGCAATATTCCTGAAGATGGCAACAATCCTTACAGGTACACACACACATTCGCACACAAATGAATAATCTGTCAGAATCCATGTACCTTTGTTAGCATGAAAAATAAAGATAATATTGAATACTTTGTCTGTATTTTGTTTCGTTTACACTGAACTCATGCAATATATATGATCGTAAAGCTAACGCCTGCTATCATAATGCTTCGTCCTATTTTTTTGACTTGTAATATTAAACTCAGTCAGCTGAAGACTAAGAAACAATTTCAGTGTCAAAGAAGACTTCCTCTAGTTTTATATACTAGTTTTCATGATTTTAAGAAATGTCTAGTTTCTTCCAACATAAACTGAAGTTCTGTACCAGAATTCTAAAATCATATATGGTAAACTGCACATGGTCATTAAGCAGATATAGTTCGTCATTTTTAGTTCCATATTCTTAATCTTCTGTTGCAGGGATTTTGATGAGCATCGAAGAGGAATGTCACATTTTTCAGATAGTCAAGTTGCAGCTCAGGAAAAAACACTATATTCTACTCAAGGGCTGTCTAAAGCGTGCCAATTTGTCTATAATGATGCAAAGTTTGTGAATGAAAGAGCTCAGAGTGATATTCTTTTGCTTTCACGGTACTCTTGTTCCCTGTGCATCATTGATATTCCCTCATGTAATTGTTTTCGTTGGTAGAAATAATGTATTTATTTGTATTGCTATTCTGAATTTTGATATCTGAAATCCTTTTACTCTTAGTGGCATCACAAGGTTGAACAAACGTGCATCTAAGGATGTTGCTGTATTAGGGTTGGGGTTTCTCAAGCTTGATGGTACATGCTCTTTCACATAACAAGCTATAAGTTTTTCCTTCCATAAGATTTAATTCCTCATCTAAATGTAAGATTGCCTGAAAGCTCGTGCAAGGAAGGACACCCGAAAGATTGATAACAGTGTGAAGGAACAGGCAGCCCACCTAACCAATTTCGCTAGAGTATGTACTAGATCTGTTCGTATGGAATGTTTCATATGCCATCTATGTATTATATTGGTTTCATTATACTTCTAATATGTTAATTTGACCTCTGTACATAATCAGATATTGAAGGAGCGAGCTCATTCAGACTTGAAGAAAGCAGCAGATCAACATTGGAGTGATGGTGCTTTGGAGGTAGGTCTATActgttaggaaatatgcaacttgtatttccaggaggccataggccagtatatatacatgtacaggtgtggaatatatacaggaaaccccttatacaatagcGTAAATACAAAAGGTTACATGGCTATATATATAATactctaacacccccctcaaactcatggtggattaaaaacactgagtttggagagatagaagccatgctgcgctctagtctgggccttcgtcagaaaatccgccaactgtaactcggaaggcacatactgaagagcaataacctgatcctgcacaccagtgcgcacatagaaagcatcaacaccaatatgcttggtgagctcatgcttaacaggatcgcgcgcaatgctaatagcacctgtcctgtcagataagagcagagtaggtgtagtaacagaaacaccaaaatcctgaagtaaccaccataaccaagtcacctctgccgtcaaaagagccatagctcgtaactcagcctctgcactcgaacgggaaactgcagtctgtttcttcgtcttccaggcaatgagagaaccaccaagaaaaacacagtaagcagaaagtgaacggcgatcggagggatcactagcccacgtagcatccgaataggcctgaagctgtaaagagctggagcgaggaaagaatagacggtgagagattgtgccccgaagatatcgaagaacacgaaggaggtgactatagtgaaccgaagtgggagcggagacaaactgactcagaatatgaaccgaataagagatatccggacgagtgacagctagatagacaagactcccaacaagatgacaaTAACGAGTCGGGTCAGGCAAGGGGTCACCATCAGTatcacggaggtgaacattgagctccatgggaatctcaacaatgcgctcatcggtaagagcagcacgagcaagaagatcctgtatatacttttcctgggatataaaaaaggcatcagaggtagaagagacttcaatcccaagaaagtagcgaagaggttcAAGAtcggacataagaaactgctcactaagacgggcctttacaaaggcaatatactcgggatCGTAGCCAGTGAtgaccatgtcatcaacatagagaagaagaagagtccgaccacgagaagaaaggtggacaaacaatgctggatcatgagcactcgctaaaaaaccagcggcagtcaccacagaggcaaaacgctcaaaccaggcatgggggcttgcttaaggccatagagagagcgacgaagacgacacaccatgccatcaggaacagaatacccaggtggtggctgcatgtatacctcctcacgcagctcaccattaagaaaggcattcttaacatcaagctgagatacagaccagtggcgtgcagaggccacggcaagaagtgtacgaatagtggtcatatgggccacaggaacaaaagtctcatcgtaatcacgagcatgctcctgctgaaagccacgagccacaagacgagctttgtaacgctcaagagaaccatcggagcgagtcttcaccttgtagacccacttacaagtgatgggacggacacctagaggaagagaaacaagatcccatgtaccagtgcgttcaagagcagcaatctcttctgccatcgcaaactgccattcaggatgaacaacagcctaacgataagaagtcggctcaagaacagcagcaccagcggttGAAAAACCAAGGCGATCAACAGGCGGAAGCGGACGAGGACGCAAGCCATAGGTAGGTTGAGACGAGGAGGATGGCACATCAGCAGACGCATCCACATTATGTGAACAACGAGTGTAATACTGAGGAAAAGATGGAAGAGTACGAGGAGGAATAGCCGAGGTAGAATCAGGAGGTGGAGACGAAGAAATCACCGGGGATGAAGGTGCAGAATCCGGTGACATGCGAGGTGAGGAAACCGTGGGAGATGGTGGCGACAACTCGGCAAGAGGTGGAGAAGTAGAGTGAGCAAGACGGAGAGACAAGGGCTCAACTGGAGTGATAGGTGTGtcgggaaaagtgaggaaagagatatcctccactgaaaaagtcgaggaagatggacgcgggtagaagggacgagactcatcaaaagtcacatcccgAGAAATACGCATCCCACGACcaataggatcccaacaacgatagcccttatgctcatcactatagcctaagaaaacacactcaacagactgagcggttaGTTTGGTGTGTTCGTGAGGGGCAataagaacatagcaaacacaaccaaacaagcgaagcgtCGAATAAGCAGGAGAATGATCAAAGAGACGctcgaaaggaacaccaccctggagagcagcggacggctgaaggttgatgagataggtggaggtGAAGATAACCTCAGCCCAAAATGAGGTGGAAGAGAAGCGGCGATCATCaacgcacgagccgtctcaagaaggtggcgATGCTTCCGCTCagccacgccattctgagcatgagcaccaggacaagagaactgaggAAGAGTGCCCtgctcagcaagaacaccacgTAACATCTTGGAAATATActcgccagcggagtcagcacaGAACACACGAATAGGCGAagagaactgagtgtgaaccatggccGCAAAACGCTTATAGATGGAAAGAACCTCACTACGAGAAGTCATAAAATAAAGCCAagtgtaacgagagaaatcatctatgaaaataatatagtatcgatggccccctttcgaagcgaagggagccggaccccatacatcagaatggaccaaatcaaaaggacgctgagacaccgactcactagtaggataaggtaactgaatTTGTTTTCCTAGTctacaaccctgacactctaaagagacatctcctgagacagaccccagaagacctcgacgaactaatGATGACAAGCGAGACCCACaaagatgaccaagtcgatgatgccactgctggaaggagccGGTAGCTGAAGCGACAGAAGCGGATGGACTGGCGatagtggtggcagcggaaggaacatgaagccagtctagctcccaaagaccctgagagtcacggcggcgagggccagccccaaccaaaGTGTGCGTTCGACGATCCTgaacagaacaagagtcaacgtcaaggatgacgtgactaccagaatcagtaagttgaccagcagaaaaaagattcatggtaagtcgaggaacatgagcaacatcaggaacagagtAAGAAGGTGTGGTAAGATTGCCTCGACTAGCAACAGAAAGAGGAGTACCATCGGCAGTGAGTACATGAACAGGAAAATCAAGCGATTTAAGAGAGGACAAATttgaagaatgagaagacatatgaaaataAGCTCCGGAGTCCAGAACCCACGAGGATGTACCTAACTGTGTAGAGGGTGgttgctcagtgcgggaagcatcagtcacagatcTGCAGTACCCGTCGAAGGGGAACCGGAAGCGGCAAGCAGACGCTTAAGTCGTAcaatatcctgctcagtcaaagcGGTGGCTGAAGATGTCGAAGTAGAAGAAGTCCCTGAAGCTGATGATCGCGCCTTACGCAGGTGTTTCTT encodes the following:
- the LOC123144441 gene encoding senescence-associated protein OSA15, chloroplastic isoform X4, which produces MASQISGTIASSGVCYNDKHRMPCKLKALRCVASDCLPQEVEVRKWMNGYHIIRSFPNDRHWKTNAKSNGYLLQQGPNVRCHSYGSRSGSETTECNIPEDGNNPYRDFDEHRRGMSHFSDSQVAAQEKTLYSTQGLSKACQFVYNDAKFVNERAQSDILLLSRGITRLNKRASKDVAVLGLGFLKLDDCLKARARKDTRKIDNSVKEQAAHLTNFARILKERAHSDLKKAADQHWSDGALEADLRRADMVVRRRAMEDAFMALKFVRDIHDMMATKLQYQFITLEKNGKILKLFPREVSTDQIAAIEDAYLNMASALSEADGIDYTNPEELELLVAALIDLDAMDGKKSVSLIVECSSSPDVNTRKALANALAAAPSMWTLGNAGMGALQRLAQDSNPAVASSAARAIGELRKQWELEEGDSLRFVMNQNLISEETDSDS
- the LOC123144441 gene encoding senescence-associated protein OSA15, chloroplastic isoform X6, which codes for MASQISGTIASSGVCYNDKHRMPCKLKALRCVASDCLPQEVEVRKWMNGYHIIRSFPNDRHWKTNAKSNGYLLQQGPNVRCHSYGSRSGSETTECNIPEDGNNPYRDFDEHRRGMSHFSDSQVAAQEKTLYSTQGLSKACQFVYNDAKFVNERAQSDILLLSRGITRLNKRASKDVAVLGLGFLKLDARARKDTRKIDNSVKEQAAHLTNFARILKERAHSDLKKAADQHWSDGALEADLRRADMVVRRRAMEDAFMALKFVRDIHDMMATKLQYQFITLEKNGKILKLFPREVSTDQIAAIEDAYLNMASALSEADGIDYTNPEELELLVAALIDLDAMDGKKSVSLIVECSSSPDVNTRKALANALAAAPSMWTLGNAGMGALQRLAQDSNPAVASSAARAIGELRKQWELEEGDSLRFVMNQNLISEETDSDS
- the LOC123144441 gene encoding senescence-associated protein OSA15, chloroplastic isoform X5 produces the protein MASQISGTIASSGVCYNDKHRMPCKLKALRCVASDCLPQEVEVRKWMNGYHIIRSFPNDRHWKTNAKSNGYLLQQGPNVRCHSYGSRSGSETTECNIPEDGNNPYRDFDEHRRGMSHFSDSQVAAQEKTLYSTQGLSKACQFVYNDAKFVNERAQSDILLLSRGITRLNKRASKDVAVLGLGFLKLDDCLKARARKDTRKIDNSVKEQAAHLTNFARILKERAHSDLKKAADQHWSDGALEADLRRADMVVRRRAMEDAFMALKFVRDIHDMMATKLQYQFITLEKNGKILKLFPREVSTDQIAAIEDAYLNMASALSEADGIDYTNPEELELLVAALIDLDAMDGKKSVSLIVECSSSPDVNTSTKSLMRLIFLIGLTSFFSVVLIALFILVLVHVLGFGLVVCCREEGLERGRARGLPGHGKLWLMHWLQLHPCGP
- the LOC123144441 gene encoding senescence-associated protein OSA15, chloroplastic isoform X8; protein product: MASQISGTIASSGVCYNDKHRMPCKLKALRCVASDCLPQEVEVRKWMNGYHIIRSFPNDRHWKTNAKSNGYLLQQGPNVRCHSYGSRSGSETTECNIPEDGNNPYRDFDEHRRGMSHFSDSQVAAQEKTLYSTQGLSKACQFVYNDAKFVNERAQSDILLLSRGITRLNKRASKDVAVLGLGFLKLDDCLKARARKDTRKIDNSVKEQAAHLTNFARILKERAHSDLKKAADQHWSDGALEADLRRADMVVRRRAMEDAFMALKFVRDIHDMMATKLQYQFITLEKNGKILKLFPREVSTDQIAAIEDAYLNMASALSEADGIDYTNPEELELLVAALIDLDAMDGKKSVSLIVECSSSPDVNTSWPSMQSALPMRRILCRCSRQASPSCPLLLLDGCALHIHVF
- the LOC123144441 gene encoding senescence-associated protein OSA15, chloroplastic isoform X7; this translates as MASQISGTIASSGVCYNDKHRMPCKLKALRCVASDCLPQEVEVRKWMNGYHIIRSFPNDRHWKTNAKSNGYLLQQGPNVRCHSYGSRSGSETTECNIPEDGNNPYRDFDEHRRGMSHFSDSQVAAQEKTLYSTQGLSKACQFVYNDAKFVNERAQSDILLLSRGITRLNKRASKDVAVLGLGFLKLDDCLKARARKDTRKIDNSVKEQAAHLTNFARILKERAHSDLKKAADQHWSDGALEADLRRADMVVRRRAMEDAFMALKFVRDIHDMMATKLQYQFITLEKNGKILKLFPREVSTDQIAAIEDAYLNMASALSEADGIDYTNPEELELLVAALIDLDAMDGKKSVSLIVECSSSPDVNTSVLVHVLGFGLVVCCREEGLERGRARGLPGHGKLWLMHWLQLHPCGP
- the LOC123144441 gene encoding senescence-associated protein OSA15, chloroplastic isoform X3, with translation MASQISGTIASSGVCYNDKHRMPCKLKALRCVASDCLPQEVEVRKWMNGYHIIRSFPNDRHWKTNAKSNGYLLQQGPNVRCHSYGSRSGSETTECNIPEDGNNPYRDFDEHRRGMSHFSDSQVAAQEKTLYSTQGLSKACQFVYNDAKFVNERAQSDILLLSRGITRLNKRASKDVAVLGLGFLKLDDCLKARARKDTRKIDNSVKEQAAHLTNFARILKERAHSDLKKAADQHWSDGALEADLRRADMVVRRRAMEDAFMALKFVRDIHDMMATKLQYQFITLEKNGKILKLFPREVSTDQIAAIEDAYLNMASALSEADGIDYTNPEELELLVAALIDLDAMDGKKSVSLIVECSSSPDVNTRIRSCGLLPRGGFGAREGSGSSWSWKALANALAAAPSMWTLGNAGMGALQRLAQDSNPAVASSAARAIGELRKQWELEEGDSLRFVMNQNLISEETDSDS